The genome window CGATCTGGTTGCGGTTGCGCCAGTTCACAAGCGTTTCCCTGGCGCGAAAGCTCGTGCAGGCACGCGCCACCCGCGAAGGGGTCGTGTTGGATGACGAAGTGGTCCGTACCAAGGCTGAAGGGCTCGCATTCTCTTTGCGAAACGCGGGCGACTACTTCAGAATGCTCGATGGTCAGAATGTCAGCCAGCGCGTTCTCAGCCTCTACTACGGCAGCATGTCCTTTGCGTTTGCCGAGATGCTGGCGGCGCCTAACGGTCCCGCTGCACTGGCGGTTATTGAGGACGGCACGAAGCAAGGACATGGTCTCTGCACGCTGGACGGGGAGCGCGATGGCCTTGAGCACATCGTGGTCAGTCCAATTGCGACGGGGTTCTTTGCGAGTTGGATGAAGTTTCTGAATATCCCGATCGGCGAGTTCCCGCGGCAGAAGCCGAAGGTGTACACCGATCTTGACAAGCAGTCGAAATCAAGCTGGCTCACAATAGAGGGACTATTCGCGCGGATTCCTGAGGTTTCCGACCTCTTTCAGGACATTTTTGCGAGTAAGCCCTCTTGGATCACGCCGACCTACGATCACGCGGCTAATCCTTCGTCCTCGCTCCCCGAGCAGGATGAGCGGGTCTCGACGACCTATGCGATCTTCGTCGACGATTCCGCGAGACTCACGGTGGATGACATTGCTGCCTTTCCAGGGCCGATTAGTCAGATCACGGAGATCGCCTCCAAGGATCCTGGCCGGCACTTTCGTGTCGCGGTCGACACGACGGGCAAGGACCTTTGGTGGGATGCGCTGCGCATTCACCGTAGCCCGTTTGAGCGCACGGCACTGATCGTCCCAGCGTTTGGTGCCGTTGGTGACTACCGGGCCATCTGCGTCGCGCTCCTGTACTCATTATCCATCATGGTGCGTTACCGTCCCAGCGTGTGG of Myxococcus virescens contains these proteins:
- a CDS encoding YaaC family protein, with the translated sequence MSTGWETRLAILRQHTESKVLDPLRMHGWTAKIEREAEHGECLVIVAEQSGHSHRVAVMFSSATANAVYKALATEVEHIFIDGELYKLNEYAYGITIPVDRVDNFHSLLVSWNKAISTGKFAPNAASVSITAYPPTHRTLLSEAPIEAIWLRLRQFTSVSLARKLVQARATREGVVLDDEVVRTKAEGLAFSLRNAGDYFRMLDGQNVSQRVLSLYYGSMSFAFAEMLAAPNGPAALAVIEDGTKQGHGLCTLDGERDGLEHIVVSPIATGFFASWMKFLNIPIGEFPRQKPKVYTDLDKQSKSSWLTIEGLFARIPEVSDLFQDIFASKPSWITPTYDHAANPSSSLPEQDERVSTTYAIFVDDSARLTVDDIAAFPGPISQITEIASKDPGRHFRVAVDTTGKDLWWDALRIHRSPFERTALIVPAFGAVGDYRAICVALLYSLSIMVRYRPSVWRRVQEGDLDHLRVLIEAYLAVVERVLPEQFLECITAQRVFAQQPGAFW